AATTGAAACAAACGATGAATCTTTAATAGATGAAGCTATTGGATTACTAATGAGTTATTCTTTACTAAACTgttttgatgataaaatatACACAATGCACGAACTTACACAGTTAACATGTAAATGCTTTCAAAAGAGAAATTCAAGCACAAATACATATCTTGATTTaatcgaaaattattttaacgtTGAATTGAAAGATGTAAAAGTTCACATAGATTACggaaatgattttgtttttcattttatctatATGTTTCGCACTAACGGATTAAGATTTTCGGAAACATTTCATCATATGACGACttctattcaaaaattattattatgtaaaggTTTATTTGAAGAAgcaattgaaatattaaaagctGTTCAAAGTTTTAATACAGAAACTTATGGTGAAAATAATACAATCACGCTTGATACAAGACATAATATCGCAAGCTGTTTGCAAGATaagggaaaatataacgaagctttagaaatttattattctgttgataaaaaaaaaactgaaattttaggtatcaacgaTCCGtctacaatgacaacaaaacataatatcgcatTCTGTTTAAACAAAATGGGAAAATATAaggaagctttagaaatttattattctgttgataaaatacaaactgaaattttaggtatcaaccatttgtctacaatgacaacaaaacataatatcgcactCTGTTTGAACaaaatgggaaaatataacgaagctttagaaatttataattctgttgataaaatacaaactaaaattttaggtatcaaccatccgtctacaatgacaacaaaacataatatcgcactCTGTTTGGACAATATGGGAAAAtttaacgaagctttagaaatttattattctgttgatataATAGAAACTGAAGTTTTAGGTATCAATCATCCATCTACAATgataacaaaacataatatcgcaagctgtttaaataaaatgggaaaatataacgaagcgttagaaatttttaattctgttaataaaatacaaactgaaattttaggtatcaaccatccggatacaatgacaacaaaacataatatcgcactCTGTTTGGACAATATGGGGAAACGTAACGAAGCTTTAgatatttattattctgttgataaaatacaaactaaaattttaggtatcaaccatccgtcCACAATgataacaaaacataatatcgcactCTGTTTGAACATAATGGGAAAATATAaggaagctttagaaatttattattctgttgataaaatacaaactgaaattttaggtatcaatcATCCGTCTACAATGACAACAAGACATAATATTGCACTCTGTTTGAACaaaatgggaaaatataacgaagctttagaaatttattattctgttgataaaatacaaactgaaattttaggtatcaaccatccgtctacaatgacaacaaaacataatattgcaAGCTGTTTGGacaatatgggaaaatataataaagctttagaaatttattattctgttgataaaatacaaactaaagTTTTAGGCATCAACCATCCATCTACAATgataacaaaacataatatcgcaagctctttaaataaaatgggacaatataacgaagctttagaaatttattattctattgataaaatacaaattgaatttttaggtatcaaccatccgtctacgctgacaacaaaacataatattgcaCTCTGTTTGAATAATATGGGAAAGTATAatgaagctttagaaatttattattttgttgataaaataaaaactgaaattttaggtatcaaccatccgtctacaatgataacaaaacataatatcgcactCTGTTTGGACAATATGGGAAAACATAACGAAGCCTTAGaagtttattattctgttgataaaataaaaactgaaattttaggtatcaaccatccatctacaatgacaacaaaacgtaatatcgcaatctgtttgaataaattagaaaattagcAAAcgagttatttaattatttgatcattatattatttttaatatatataaagtttatctgttgataaaatatagtaatagtaatagtaacatatttaaataagtccTCGTAtataaaatgacaaataatttaaaaacgaaCAAACAAAACcaacaaattatacaaaaatttatggtttgtgaaatataaactttaagtaaaaaaagcaattgttgTTTCATTGCAAGTAAGTTGATATCAAAAATGggaaaaagggaaaaaaaattgctttcatttaattaaagtttacatCTATGACATATAGTATCTAAAAAGCCAATATTTGTAGCTGCTAAAGTACGAATTAATTAATAAACGTGCAGCTCATCTTCAGTAAAAGATGTACTGTTTGCagctgaagaaaaaaaatacttgtcaaTTCTATTCTTAAATAGGTTAACTGGCGGAAACATTTTGCATGCTGACGACAAGTTATTGTGACGAGCATTATTATATGTGAATTCCTGCATTAGGACGTTGGAAGATGATCTGCGAATTGGTGGATTATGCCAATTGATACTCTCAAAACCGTTTTCTAGCTTAAATTGTTGGATTAAGTCGCCTCGTCTCCTGCAAGTTtccaaagtaataaaattgagCTAACAACACCTTTCAGCGTAAGGTAATCCTATTAAATCAATAGGTACTTCCGTGTATTTATGTATTTCCATCATTCATTACATATTCATGATTACAATTTCCATAACGAAGgtgcataactttacattttggAACATTTAACTCCATTAGCCATTCCTTTGACCAGTCTGTGAcaatgtttaaatcattttggaGGATCAGGCGACCAGCATTAACTCAGGTCTTATTTCTTGTGACAGTTTAGTGTCGTCAGCATAGATTTTATGAACTGATTTTAACTTATCCGTTAAgtcgtttatataaatgataaataatgtTGGACCAAGTACAGACCCTTGAGGAACACTAATTATATTGCCTGAGTCTTCTTGATAATGCCGTCTCTCAAAAATAGGTAACTGACTACTTTTACTATCATCAACAAAAACTGATTTGAAGTGTTCGTTAAGTCTGTTTGCGATATGTATTCCCTCTATTAACGTTTCACCTTTTGCATCAGATATGGCACTAATAGGTACATGAACATTCTGTTGCGCCTTAGCATAGGCGTACACCCTTTTAGGATTACTTTTATCTGATGCTAGTTACGCTTCAAATACTCGAACACGACGTTTACATTCTTTTTGCACTTGGCTTCGTAGTTTCCTATATTCACGAATCAGTGTCGCTGATTGCCAGTTAGTCGCAGATAAGTAATTGcccagttgtttttttttgcttcatcaTAGCCAGTACCTCCTTATTCATCCACGGCGCAATACGAGTGGTATGGACTTTTTTTAACGGAATAAATTGCTTGCtgagtttattatatttattgcaaaaaagttcATAGCACtcattagtatttttattttcaaataattgctTTCAGTTAGTTTCCATAATCTTTTTACCTAAATTTATATAGTCACCTTTATTAaagtcgtatttttttttttagaaagtagTCTCATTTTTAGAAAGGACAACATAATCCCAACTCAATATGCGATGACCTTGCGACAAATTACCTAATGGCAGAGAGCTTGATAAGTTGATTACACTTGTTGATAAGTCTGTAATAATTAAATCgaaaatgttttttgctttATCATTAGATGCTTCGAATGTTGAGAAATCAACTAATTGTTCTAGGTTATGATTAGCCAAAGTATCAAGAAAAACACTTGCCGCACTATTTTGACCACTTAGTAATTCGATCCTGTCATCATCGTGTCATTTGATATTCGGAAAGTTGAAACCACCTGCTAGTAACATACAACTATACGCTTTTCTATCAACAGCTCGCTTAGCCAatataattgctttatttacatCATTTAATGCGAAAAAGGTGGTCTTCAGACATAACCAATAAGAACAATTTTGTTATCGATTTTGATTTCACACCATATTTGCTCGGAGTTGCTGTTGTTTAAGATCTCTCTTAGATGACGAGCAGATACCTCGTTCACGACTAGATCACGCTTGATGTAGATTGCAACACCTTTACCGTGACTAATTCAATTTTTCTTCACTAATGAGTGGTTATTCAATTAAGAAGCAGATATTTCAGTAAACCATGTCTCAGAAATAAAGATTAAATCATACATGTTTAGGCCACAAAGTGCAGATAATTCGTTATATAATTGACGAAcgttttactttaaaagttaGAGAACTCAGtatttaattcttataaataaaatccttatttttaatatttaaatttttaaataagaaaaaaaagtttgcttattTCAGTGTTTATAgcgtttattatatattataatttttaagttaaaaagagtttaaaagaGGTAAAACTAATTTATGGTTTAAACTTAAGTCCTATGTTATTAAAAAGCAAAGATTTTgttattgcaatatatatatatatatatatatatatatatatatatataaatatatatatatatatatatatatatatatatatatatatatatatatatatatatatatatatatatatatatatatatatatatatatatatatatatatatatacagtagcgtcCAAAAGTAATTGGACAAACACtttttggttatattttctcattaagtaaacatttttaaatgaaatttcgCGTAAGCGTGTCAAATTATACTAcagttatgaaaaacaaaacaaaaattaccttTTGGGAGTAATTACTCCAAATTTTGCTAAAAGAATGGAAATGATTGGCTCAAAAGTAATTGAACAAACTAAATTCTAACAATATTGATAtaacttaaactattttaacttctttttctGAAGccagatttttataaaaacattcaatgATCAATTTGTTGATCAATGATCAAAATAATTTGCAATGggacataataaatatttaagcgaggcagtgaaaaaattaattgtacaaGCATTTAATAACGGTATGACAGTGCGACAAATTTCAATAGATATGAACATTCCACGATCAACAGTTGGTtatacattaaaagtttttcaacaacGGAGTCACTTCTAAGTTTCAACAAAGTCAGGACGCCTGAAATCAACAACTTTTCGCCAAGATAATGTTGCAGTAAGATCATCAAAGGCAGATCCGCGCAAGAGTGCTAAAGAAATTCATAGAGAATTTACACAGTCACTTCAAATTTCTTGCTCTTATGCAACAGTAAAGCGTCGCTTAagataaaacaacctttttggCCGTCGTCTGgttaaaaaaccttttgtttCTACAAAAAATTGTAGAGCACGGTTAAAATTCGCTAAAGAACAACTAAACTGGACAGCAAATCAATGGTCGAAAATACTATGATGTGATGAGTCAAAGTTTAATATGTTTGGTTCTGATGGTAATAAATATGTTCGACGTCCAATAGGTCTTCAAAATAATGTTAGGTCCAATCTATCGAGTTCAAGGCATTATGGATCAAAACATGTATAAAGGAATAATCAAAGATATAATGCTGCCACATGCAAGACAAAATGTTGCGTGGTTGGACTTTCCAACACGACAACGGTCCGAAACACACCTCCAAGCTAGTCATAGAATTTTTATCTCAAAAGAAAGTTCGTATCTTGGAATGGCCGTCACAATCTCCGGACCTGAACCCAATCGAACATCTTTGGGAACATATTGAGAGAAAAATTAGTGTTCGGAAACCATCTAATCAGCACGATTTGTTTGAGTTGATTAAGCGCACTTGGGAGGAAATACCAAttgatgttttaattaatttggtTG
This genomic interval from Hydra vulgaris chromosome 01, alternate assembly HydraT2T_AEP contains the following:
- the LOC136075197 gene encoding uncharacterized protein LOC136075197; protein product: MKFTILIDLNFIDLKAGLKISRLPYIDKKQFYKLAMTEQKSMIKKIENLFSRKKLLCEIQDYFSHNANESILVLYGMSGVGKTHIARKYCEISYNFYKNVVWIDAAYAILQTSMRNQCQILGIEVHDSKGDYLNIKVIIEKIHNYYKNEKTLYVFDNVDDESVKNLSMYISRKPNSFTLITSQWRTWSNNVNKMLVDIFSSEEALAYVKHNTRENSDENIRNLIKELGYHPFAITQALKYINIHKISIEKYIDRYRSTPAEILDNNNFPTEEESKSAIKAINLVLIKLKKNKPFLLKILNCLSHCDGQNISKQFITQISNQIETNDESLIDEAIGLLMSYSLLNCFDDKIYTMHELTQLTCKCFQKRNSSTNTYLDLIENYFNVELKDVKVHIDYGNDFVFHFIYMFRTNGLRFSETFHHMTTSIQKLLLCKGLFEEAIEILKAVQSFNTETYGENNTITLDTRHNIASCLQDKGKYNEALEIYYSVDKKKTEILGINDPSTMTTKHNIAFCLNKMGKYKEALEIYYSVDKIQTEILGINHLSTMTTKHNIALCLNKMGKYNEALEIYNSVDKIQTKILGINHPSTMTTKHNIALCLDNMGKFNEALEIYYSVDIIETEVLGINHPSTMITKHNIASCLNKMGKYNEALEIFNSVNKIQTEILGINHPDTMTTKHNIALCLDNMGKRNEALDIYYSVDKIQTKILGINHPSTMITKHNIALCLNIMGKYKEALEIYYSVDKIQTEILGINHPSTMTTRHNIALCLNKMGKYNEALEIYYSVDKIQTEILGINHPSTMTTKHNIASCLDNMGKYNKALEIYYSVDKIQTKVLGINHPSTMITKHNIASSLNKMGQYNEALEIYYSIDKIQIEFLGINHPSTLTTKHNIALCLNNMGKYNEALEIYYFVDKIKTEILGINHPSTMITKHNIALCLDNMGKHNEALEVYYSVDKIKTEILGINHPSTMTTKRNIAICLNKLEN